ttttataaatttaagcaTTGCGTATGAATTTTTTGACAatcaatttgaaaatatttcacgCGTCAatgatttaacaaattattaaaaacaaaaattgtacattttgatattaagaaaattacaaattctttttcttctttttactcTTGAATAACttgtaataaacataatataatgcTACGCTACCCATAGTTACTTTTGaaacctagaaaaaaaaatattaagagtcAATATTAgtaggtaattaaaataatattatgcctCGGCCACACATCTTGCAATGATTTCAGTGACGTAGCaagcttaactcgcgcccggggcacaatacctttttagcacccacttccaaaaaggaagaggttctcaattcgactgtattttttttatgtatgttatatcagaacttttgtccgtgtcgaccgatttcgataaatttttttttaatcaaaaggtagtgtgtgtcaattggtcccatttaaatttatttgagatctaacaactacttttcgagctatatctattaatgcgtttttacttgacgcttttttcgtcgacctacgttgtattataccgcataactttctactggatgtaccgattttgataattctttttttgttggaaaggggatatccctagtttagtaccatgataaggaaaccaaaatctgatgatgggatcccagagaaatcgagggaaactcccgaaaatccgcaataactttttactgggtttaccgattttgataatttttaatttaatcgaaagctgatgtttgtcatgtggtcacatataaattttatcgagatctgataactactttttgagtaatctttgataacgcgtagttgcttgactattttttcgtcgatctacgttgtattactcgtcgatgtaattgaagtcggttttttttttcgtttgcgagcaaacacaattattgttttgtggACCATTTGACCCCTTTTCCTCAATACGTCACTGAATGACTTTATTCCATATAGTTTATGTAAATAGAGAAAGATTACCTTAAAACTACTTAATAAGGCTCTAGAATTTGTAcgtgataaataattaaaaaagattataaacttttaaattcaaaacacACTTTGACGATAAATATTGCGGACCACTCAAAGAAAGAatacaacaaatatattttttattgtgcaTTTTATTTACCTATGTGCAGATTATTTTTGACGACCGCTATGGTGTAATAGTGCTTGTGCCATGTCGGCGGTGCCGTAAAACCGACAGTCACGTGTTCGATTCCTACTCGgtgtggatatttgtgtttatacaattttatttccggtctggttggtagtctttgtgggtctccccacttgtgtctcggagagcacgtttagaCGTCGGTTCCgattttatcatgtacacctgatagcgatcgtgactcatagtagggaatatatcccccaacccccattggagtagcgtggtggatttttttttatgtcactagggcggcaaacaagcgtacggctcacctgatggtaagagattaccgtagcttatagaagccagcaacaccagaagcatcgcaagcgcgttgccgacccaatccccaatccccccggtcaccttactcaccaacaggaacagaatactgcttgaaaacagtattattttgctgtgatcttctgtaaggtcgaggtactaccccagtcgggctgctccatattttgagcaggaaattcctgctgtgccctacctcagttaaagattaagctctgatccttctcctacacggggaaagaggcctatgcccaacagtgggatattacaggccgaagcgtaGCATTTTATTCAAGATTACTAACTACAACTTCGAACACATAATTATGTTGCATTAGAGGCCAGTCTTAAATTAGGTCAAACGTCAAGGGAGGAGGGGGAGGGGTCTACAAAGTGTGACATCGTATGAAAACGGGTGGGAAAGGGTCCAAAATTATTGACATCATATTTCAAATACTATACCTATCTAAtctaattgtttgttaaatggaaataaaaataatgtcaaaatgatattttaatttaataaatgagaATTTATAGATGTAAAGTTGCGAAATGTGTGACGTCTCACCTATGCGTCTCACTATGTAAATGTGGCCATCTGTGATATGGATGCCGAGgtacaaaaattgtgaaattcgTCTGACGTATATAATGGATGGCCCCTTAgtagttttacatatttttaaaaatgtgtcAAACAACTTACATTTGCTCGGCCTCTATTTGTTTGACTGTTAAAATATCGACTTAGCCCTTTTAAATTGGGATCATCTTCTACGCCACCtgccattattatttaaagcaaaTGATTTTCAGAAGGAGGTtgacaataacattttttttggtaagtaatcataattattacattaaaaaaaattaagttgtcAATATCAACAAAGCAAGAAACATTACAAACTATTTTTTGACAAACTTacacgatatttttattaaaaactttttactgtattttttacctcagaactttttactggattgGCCGATTTCGATTCTTCTTTTAAATCAAAAGGAGGTGCGTGTCATGaggccatttaaatttaattgaaatctaacaagtacttttcaagctatatctaataattcgtatttgcttgactattttttcgttgatctacctacgttgtattataaccgcATAACTATACCGCATAGCATGATTGTCTTGTAGTTCCTTTTGACCATTTCATTTAACTTTGATTGTTAAGCTCAATGCTGGTAAGTTTTattgtactttttgagtaatctttcaaGGAGCGTATTTATGTGACGGTGCATATGCGTCGTTGTCGTaatgccatctatcggaaaTATAACTAGTTCGGTTCGGACAATCGATCAAATGTTGTTACATTTACACGACCACATCTATAACGTAGTGATTTATATTATCCACCAGAGGGCAATAGCagcttgtttatttttttataaataattttgatgattcttgttgctgatgcttgtcttgtgatCCCATTTTaaattgatcgagatctgataactactttgtaattgaagtcgttttgtttttcgtttgcgagcaaacaattatttatgtattataggGATCTTTTTTAGCTGagtaattcaaatatttacattatgttACCTACCCTACTTAGTTTAAAaatggagaaaaaaaaaaacacttcaaaatttagatatttctttttgaaaataattattctggGGGTATCTATTCAAGGCCTCGGACCTGTAATCCCATTTATTTTTGAGCTCTTTTTGTAATTGGTAGTAATTTTTACCCTAAGGTGGTAAGAATGGTACTTAACACGTTGGATGCCATGACGGACACCATATGTCCGACAGCATACTTTCGCCTGGGGCCACACCAATAAAtcgaaaatcgtaaaaaaattgttaaggtgtttttctgcaaatattgccagcgaaaacctcaaaaataatgggcgactgacggaaacagttatttacccattattttccaagatctcaagtggcagacaccagctataacatttttggaaacaacttgttaaaaagcctataaattcaaagtgttttcgatttttttttgtgctatgtgGCCTTATTGCACTGTGAGGCCGCGCGGGTCACTTGCCTTAGTAAAAACAGTCGAAACACTGTCCGTCGGCTCCCTAGAGGCTTCTGAAGTGATCGAGGGCATGCGGACACATGGTGTCTGACGCGGCCTCTTGGACCCAATATAATGGCAGTCACATGGTGTCATTCGCGGCCCACTGGACTAAACATGGTTTTTGgtctggcgttcaacgtgttaattagaaaaaattaatCTGCCAATATCGAATAACATGCTGCAGGCATGCTGCGGGAGGCCCTTATAGTATTGGACCCGATTGTTTGGATAACTTCCACTAGCGCCTTTTTATATTGTCCACAGAAGGCTGCTCTAAATGCAATTGAAACGACAAtacaatataagtaaaaatattatttagggAGGCAAACATTCATAATGTCCGCTTGATGGTAAGCGGGCACCATAGCAtttggacgcctgcaacaccaagtGCACTGCAAGCATAGGTGATTACAAGCACCACTACCTAGCaggtttattaataataataattgtatcatTTAAGTGTTAGCTATCGTGTTAACAAGCAGATGAAGAggatttacttaattaaatataaaaataacaaaattattttagaattttttattgcttttttaaagtgcattattatttattatcggCTGTTGAAATAACATAGAtccacatttttaaaatataatgtttaaggGCATTTTTTAAGCAAAACTCctcaattaacatttttataatataaagtgCTCTGTATAAAAGTAttgaaaaagttaaatttataacgtttttaaaaatacaaaaaatatacttgcataatataatgactaaaaatatttttgcatttagaaatatattttcatattaagtACCAATCCAATATAGCTAAAATTaggtacattttataatatcaatacaaTCTTCAATTTGACATTATCTCTATACTTCAGTATATTGTCATCATACTTAGAATAGTAACTTGTTAGAAtaatacaaaacattatttacctaattattattaacgactAGTATTCAATAAAATGAAAAGGATCTATCTACACAGTACCTTAgtacttttatcaaaaaaataaaattatattattaaaatttataaaataatcacaatttttatttaaaaaatagcattaaaattatataaaaatatgaataattacaGACATGTTGTACAACCATGTCTATAGTGCCTCTCTCATTGTAGTTTTACTGAGTACTAATTCTTGAGCACATAgtgtaacatttatattttgtgatttaCTCTATGCATAAAATCATTTCACATCACTATACGCTTAAATCACTATATGcctaagtaatataataatattcattttgcACAAGGCTAAATCACAGTTGAGTTAGGACCAGTTTGTCAAATTCATCTTGGAGATGACATATTTCTCCAGTCCCTAGATTTTGCTTATCAAAATCTATAATGATGAATGCAAGTCTTGTACACGGGAAGTCAAATCGCTTATAAAATGAGATCTTCTTCCCAGTCTTCTTTTTGTCGTTCTGAAATAGATATAGAAGGCCTGCTCAGCTGCTTCAGTGCTTCGTGTGTCCGAGGTGGAATAGGATTGTCACTTAAATCTACATATTCAAGAGCTCGAGATCTTGCTAATCTGTCCACATCTACTtctgcaaatagaaatatttatattttaaaacatatgaaCTTTcgatttttagtaaaatattaagatttaagtactattgtaattatatattttatttgacatgggtataattatacttttgtaCTAGTTTACAGtaaatttgatacaaaaatttacctttatacaattaaaatgaaaaattaattcaagTACCAATGATTTGATTATGGTGAGCTAATAATGTGTGCAAGCTGGGACACTGGAACGCAATGGCAGGCAGCGAAACAAAAGTGTTGTGCGAAATGTCTAGGCGTTGCAGACACGCTAGTGTGCAGAGCTCATCCGGAAGCTTGGCCATTTGGTTATTCGATAGATTTAAGTCTGAAAAGAATATACATtagaattttttgtaattattgcttattacacttatttttattttataattaaatagtgatcaaagtaaatttattagaaaaattgaaaaaataatattgttgaaCAGGAACTAAGGTATTAGTTATTTTTGAAAATCTCACCTGtgattaaactaaatttaacaGTGAACTTTGGTGGAATCTTAGTGATAACATTCCCACTAAGGTCACAGCTTTTAAGCTCTGTGTGCCTCATGAGGTGGTATACAGCATCAGGTACTTGCATAAGTTGACATTCCGACAAATCTGTAATGagcaaataaattaacattaatggCTAATACAGAATATTTGTTATACTAAGAATATATAAGAGAACTtctctaaaataaataactacatatTCTTATAAACAAGACAAAAATATCATAGTTGAACAAAAATTTACAACATATATTCTTGGTCTTTTTAATGTttagtgttttaaaattaacttgtaAATTGATTAACATAAGAGTTGTAATAGCTATTATGGCTTCGCCTGGTTCAATGTAATGAGCCTAGAAATGAGGTTACAAGATTACCTAATTCCTGGGTCTCCTGTGCATTTTCACACCTTAAAATCACTCGCGTAACTGCTAGGGCCATTTCTAAAGCTTATTATAGTTATCAAGAACAGTTAACTACTTTTTAGTTTATTTCTATTGGGTATAGTTCAAT
This is a stretch of genomic DNA from Melitaea cinxia chromosome 2, ilMelCinx1.1, whole genome shotgun sequence. It encodes these proteins:
- the LOC123665850 gene encoding leucine-rich repeat-containing protein 57; amino-acid sequence: MRPPTDYDGTRMPAEAEQGDPRAPAMMICARLAGRAIIRVVGRCEDAQENSQLDLSECQLMQVPDAVYHLMRHTELKSCDLSGNVITKIPPKFTVKFSLITDLNLSNNQMAKLPDELCTLACLQRLDISHNTFVSLPAIAFQCPSLHTLLAHHNQIIEVDVDRLARSRALEYVDLSDNPIPPRTHEALKQLSRPSISISERQKEDWEEDLIL